In Salinarimonas sp., a genomic segment contains:
- a CDS encoding tetratricopeptide repeat protein produces the protein MPSDNYGLRHSCDDHAALAAMADATFAVAAHRPGAAPALEAALAADPGCVAARALEGFACLILARRELDAPARKALAAADAALAAKRGGTPDEAALVAALGDAVAGRFRAAADRLEATCATRPGLLLPFKIAQALRFMAGDLPGMLAGSTHALAGWDPEAPGFGFAAGCHAFALEEAGRLAEAERAGRRAVAAEPADAWGLHAVAHVMETDGRVGEGVSWIEAARPVWTSCNNFGFHMAWHLALFHLERGEIDVVLALYDREIRPAPSEDFRDVANAVSLLWRLRQDGIDVGDRWEDVARTARARRRDATLTFAALHTLLALVAAGERTAAAECLAALEERAAGDGEQAAVLRAVGLDLARALASVAPLAPVRLAALARRLPLIGGSHAQRDVFLRTLAARASDRRGLGVVLAARRRVKRPDRFAARLTQSAMHESGCATTALALS, from the coding sequence ATGCCGAGCGATAATTACGGTCTGCGCCACTCGTGCGACGATCACGCCGCGCTCGCCGCCATGGCGGACGCGACCTTCGCCGTCGCCGCGCACCGGCCGGGCGCCGCGCCGGCGCTCGAGGCCGCCCTCGCCGCGGACCCGGGCTGCGTCGCGGCCCGGGCGCTCGAGGGCTTCGCCTGCCTGATCCTGGCGCGCCGGGAGCTGGACGCGCCCGCCCGCAAGGCCCTCGCAGCGGCCGATGCGGCGCTCGCCGCGAAACGCGGCGGCACGCCGGACGAGGCGGCCCTCGTGGCGGCGCTGGGGGACGCGGTCGCGGGCCGCTTCCGCGCGGCGGCGGACCGGCTCGAGGCGACCTGCGCCACGCGGCCGGGACTGCTGCTCCCCTTCAAGATCGCCCAGGCGCTACGCTTCATGGCGGGGGACCTGCCGGGCATGCTCGCCGGCTCCACGCACGCGCTGGCGGGCTGGGACCCGGAGGCGCCGGGCTTCGGCTTCGCCGCCGGCTGCCACGCCTTCGCGCTGGAGGAGGCCGGCCGGCTGGCGGAGGCCGAGCGCGCCGGGCGCCGCGCCGTCGCCGCCGAGCCCGCCGACGCCTGGGGCCTGCACGCCGTGGCGCACGTGATGGAGACCGACGGGCGCGTCGGCGAAGGGGTCTCCTGGATCGAGGCGGCACGGCCGGTCTGGACGAGCTGCAACAATTTCGGCTTCCACATGGCCTGGCACCTCGCCCTGTTCCACCTGGAGCGCGGCGAGATCGACGTGGTGCTGGCGCTCTACGATCGCGAGATCCGACCCGCGCCGAGCGAGGACTTCCGCGACGTGGCGAACGCCGTCTCGCTGCTGTGGCGGCTGCGCCAGGACGGGATCGATGTGGGCGACCGGTGGGAGGATGTGGCGCGTACCGCGCGGGCGCGCCGGCGGGACGCGACGCTGACCTTCGCCGCCCTGCACACGCTCCTCGCCCTCGTCGCCGCCGGCGAACGCACGGCGGCGGCGGAGTGCCTCGCGGCTCTGGAGGAACGCGCCGCGGGAGACGGCGAGCAGGCGGCTGTGCTGCGCGCGGTCGGGCTCGACCTCGCCCGCGCCCTCGCCTCCGTCGCGCCGCTCGCGCCGGTTCGGCTCGCGGCTCTGGCGCGCCGCCTGCCGCTGATCGGCGGCAGCCACGCCCAGCGCGACGTCTTCCTGCGCACCCTCGCCGCACGCGCGTCGGACCGGCGCGGGCTCGGCGTCGTGCTCGCCGCGCGCCGCCGGGTGAAGCGGCCGGACCGCTTCGCCGCGCGGCTGACGCAGAGCGCAATGCACGAGAGCGGATGCGCGACGACCGCGCTCGCCCTAAGCTGA
- a CDS encoding thiamine pyrophosphate-binding protein produces MRRVADTVALTLHAHGARYAFGMPGGEVVTLVDALNAAGVRFLLVRNETAGAIAAGGIGVLTDGPGVLVTTIGPGLANAVNGIADAAQERTPLIVLTGVVDRPIRALYTHQIVDQAALLRPLVKGSFEIEPSSAQATVRRAIALALTPPMGPVHLDLAPGVAALPDPAPEAAVAPAPTFARPAPRRDDPALADLRERLAHANRPLIVAGFEAARAGAAEALVTLARAAGAPVVTTYKGKGPIDEQDPLSLGAAGLSPKADAALLPVARAADFVLCVGYDPIEMRPGWLDPFAAGAHVVEISAAPVDHGMHRVDARVLGPIPAILEALAAGLPGRRSDAPAAPVAAAKAALREAFAGPQDRAFSPHAVFRTLAEALPADATVSVDSGAHRILLSQMWNAPRPLSLIQSAGWCTMGPALPLAMAARLARPDAPAIAVIGDGGLEMTLGELGTLRDERLPVVVLVLQDESLALIELKQAQAGLARAGVGLGATDYAAAARAFGGRGWNVGSVDELRTALAEALAGEAFGVIAARVGLAGYREAF; encoded by the coding sequence ATGAGACGCGTCGCCGACACCGTGGCGCTCACCCTGCACGCGCATGGCGCGCGCTACGCCTTCGGCATGCCCGGCGGCGAGGTCGTCACACTCGTCGACGCCCTGAATGCCGCGGGTGTGCGGTTCCTGCTCGTACGAAACGAGACCGCCGGCGCCATCGCGGCCGGGGGGATCGGCGTCCTGACGGACGGGCCCGGCGTCCTCGTCACCACGATCGGGCCCGGCCTCGCCAACGCCGTCAACGGCATCGCCGACGCCGCGCAGGAGCGCACGCCCCTGATCGTGCTCACGGGCGTCGTCGACCGGCCGATCCGCGCGCTCTACACCCACCAGATCGTCGATCAGGCCGCGCTGCTGCGCCCGCTCGTGAAAGGCTCGTTCGAGATCGAGCCGAGTAGCGCACAGGCGACCGTGCGCCGGGCGATCGCGCTGGCGCTGACCCCGCCGATGGGCCCCGTTCATCTCGACCTCGCGCCGGGCGTCGCGGCCCTCCCCGATCCCGCCCCGGAGGCGGCGGTCGCCCCCGCGCCGACCTTCGCCCGCCCCGCGCCGCGCCGTGACGACCCGGCCCTCGCCGATCTGCGCGAGCGGCTCGCGCACGCGAACCGGCCGCTGATCGTGGCCGGCTTCGAGGCGGCGCGGGCGGGCGCGGCGGAGGCGCTCGTCACGCTGGCGCGGGCCGCCGGCGCGCCGGTGGTGACGACCTACAAGGGGAAGGGGCCGATCGACGAGCAGGACCCGCTCTCGCTCGGCGCGGCGGGGCTGTCACCCAAGGCCGACGCGGCGCTGCTGCCGGTGGCCCGGGCGGCCGATTTCGTCCTGTGCGTCGGCTACGACCCGATCGAGATGCGCCCGGGCTGGCTCGACCCCTTCGCCGCGGGCGCGCACGTCGTCGAGATCTCCGCGGCGCCGGTCGATCACGGCATGCACCGGGTGGACGCGCGTGTCCTCGGGCCGATACCGGCGATCCTCGAGGCGCTCGCCGCGGGCCTCCCCGGCCGCCGCTCCGACGCGCCCGCCGCGCCGGTCGCCGCGGCGAAGGCCGCGCTGCGCGAGGCCTTCGCCGGCCCGCAGGACCGCGCGTTCTCCCCGCACGCGGTGTTCCGGACGCTGGCCGAGGCGCTGCCGGCCGACGCGACGGTGAGCGTCGATTCCGGCGCGCACCGCATCCTCCTCTCCCAGATGTGGAACGCGCCCCGCCCGCTCTCGCTGATCCAGTCCGCCGGCTGGTGCACGATGGGCCCCGCCCTCCCCCTCGCCATGGCCGCCCGCCTCGCCCGCCCCGACGCCCCCGCGATCGCCGTGATCGGCGACGGCGGCCTCGAGATGACGCTCGGCGAGCTCGGAACGCTGCGCGACGAGCGCCTGCCGGTCGTGGTGCTGGTCCTCCAGGACGAGTCGCTCGCCCTCATCGAGCTCAAGCAGGCCCAGGCCGGCCTCGCCCGCGCCGGCGTCGGCCTCGGCGCGACCGACTACGCCGCGGCGGCGCGGGCGTTCGGCGGACGGGGCTGGAACGTGGGCTCGGTGGACGAGCTGCGCACGGCGCTGGCGGAGGCGCTCGCGGGGGAGGCCTTCGGGGTGATCGCGGCGCGGGTCGGGCTGGCGGGGTATCGGGAGGCGTTTTGA
- a CDS encoding aldo/keto reductase — MAIRTVTLPDGTAVPALGQGTWRMGEERARREAEVAALRLGLDLGMTLIDTAEMYGEGGAEEVVGAAIDGRRKEAFVVSKAYPHNAGRADLKAACARSLSRLGLERLDLYLLHWRGSVPLAETVAGFRDLQEAGKIARWGVSNFDRDDMEELWALDGGAGCATDQVLYNATERGPEYDLLPALQRRGVPLMAYSPIGQGDLPTRDLTDIAAKHGASPYRVALAFVLSREGVVAIPKAANEAHLRDNRAAADLALDADDRAALDRAFPPPRSRRPLSMI, encoded by the coding sequence ATGGCCATCCGCACCGTCACCCTGCCCGACGGGACAGCCGTTCCGGCGCTCGGCCAGGGCACCTGGCGCATGGGCGAGGAGCGCGCGCGCCGAGAGGCCGAGGTCGCCGCCCTGCGGCTCGGCCTCGATCTCGGCATGACCCTGATCGACACGGCGGAGATGTACGGCGAGGGCGGCGCCGAGGAGGTCGTCGGCGCGGCGATCGACGGGCGGCGTAAGGAGGCCTTCGTGGTCTCGAAGGCCTATCCGCACAATGCGGGCCGGGCGGACCTGAAGGCCGCCTGCGCCCGCAGCCTCTCGCGGCTCGGCCTCGAGCGGCTCGATCTCTACCTGCTGCACTGGCGCGGGAGCGTGCCGCTCGCCGAGACGGTGGCGGGCTTCCGCGACCTCCAGGAGGCGGGCAAGATCGCGCGCTGGGGCGTGAGCAATTTCGACCGCGACGACATGGAGGAGCTCTGGGCTCTCGACGGCGGCGCGGGCTGCGCGACCGATCAGGTGCTCTACAACGCGACCGAGCGCGGTCCCGAATACGATCTCCTGCCGGCGCTCCAGAGGCGCGGCGTGCCGCTCATGGCCTACAGCCCCATCGGCCAGGGCGACCTGCCGACGCGCGACCTCACGGACATCGCCGCGAAGCACGGGGCGAGCCCCTATCGGGTCGCTCTCGCCTTCGTCCTCTCCCGCGAGGGCGTCGTCGCGATACCGAAGGCCGCGAACGAAGCGCATCTGCGCGACAATCGCGCGGCCGCGGATCTGGCGCTCGACGCGGACGATCGCGCCGCTCTCGACCGGGCCTTCCCGCCGCCGCGGTCGAGACGACCGCTCTCGATGATCTGA
- a CDS encoding AsmA family protein — MRKTTSFAKRALAFAVVAAGLTGLVLALAPWTVSSDALREAVARQLERELAIAFPEAGRTTIAFLPTPRVKFEDVALRSLDGTEIARGGALRGQLAWGPLLYGRIQITDASLSQSRLSIAIDEAGRSPWDAVVRSLKARIAEGGEPAVESFGLFGSTLVYTDAATSRREVVRNVDVTLSWPDPGGAASLIGTAGIRGELVQISLSGLSPAALASGARSPVDLRLSGRLGRLTVTGTIATGRDSPWLTGRVAFETRSARDVLAWSGLRLPLGPLLGPVSLDGEANGAGRTLSFNTLRLTLDGDRLDGALAARFQEERIAISGTLAAETLDLTRYVAPVIEATDPASSLRYAPLTLSQHTAADLDLRLSATAAEIGAARLSELAMSVLVAKGRVETSVSRARLAGGELRGRFALADKGGPVEMKLEVEGTQVDLAALGRDFGAPWIAGRAVAEVALAGVGDTSQTLARDLAGFVDVAVGPGEFVGLDLAEALRRFERQPLTATQTLRSGRTPFQEASARLLVEQGVGQILSASFESSQLSGMLEGVISLAERTIGAKAAVESVTPVGEGNLISALTFAFEGPLSDVTLVPDAKALIQRSGAARLLLGAPVEPAAAATPAIEPAAQAQ; from the coding sequence ATGCGCAAGACGACCTCCTTCGCTAAGCGAGCCCTCGCCTTCGCCGTCGTAGCGGCAGGGCTGACGGGGCTCGTGCTGGCGCTGGCGCCCTGGACGGTGTCGTCGGACGCGCTGCGCGAGGCGGTGGCGCGGCAGCTCGAGCGCGAGCTCGCCATCGCTTTTCCGGAAGCCGGCCGCACGACGATCGCCTTCCTGCCGACGCCCCGGGTGAAGTTCGAGGACGTCGCGCTGCGGAGCCTGGACGGAACCGAGATCGCCCGCGGCGGCGCGCTGCGCGGGCAGCTGGCCTGGGGGCCGCTGCTCTACGGCCGTATCCAGATCACCGACGCCTCGCTCTCTCAGAGCCGGCTCTCGATCGCGATCGACGAAGCCGGCCGCTCGCCCTGGGACGCGGTCGTGCGGAGCCTGAAGGCGCGCATCGCGGAAGGCGGCGAGCCGGCGGTCGAGAGCTTCGGCCTGTTCGGCTCGACCCTCGTCTATACCGACGCGGCCACGAGCCGGCGCGAGGTCGTGCGCAACGTCGACGTCACGCTGTCCTGGCCGGATCCCGGAGGCGCTGCGAGCCTGATCGGCACGGCCGGCATCCGGGGCGAGCTCGTGCAGATCTCGCTTTCCGGCCTGTCGCCAGCGGCGCTCGCGAGCGGGGCGCGCAGCCCCGTCGACCTGCGGCTCTCCGGACGCCTCGGCCGCCTGACCGTGACCGGCACGATCGCCACCGGTCGCGACAGCCCCTGGCTCACCGGCAGGGTCGCCTTCGAGACGCGCTCTGCCCGAGACGTCCTCGCCTGGAGCGGCTTGCGCCTTCCGCTCGGCCCGCTGCTCGGGCCGGTGTCGCTGGACGGCGAGGCGAACGGGGCCGGCCGCACGCTCTCGTTCAACACCCTGCGGCTGACCTTGGACGGCGACCGCCTCGACGGCGCCCTCGCCGCGCGGTTCCAGGAGGAGCGGATCGCCATCAGCGGCACGCTCGCCGCCGAGACCCTCGATCTCACCCGGTACGTCGCGCCGGTGATCGAGGCCACCGATCCCGCCTCGTCCCTGCGGTATGCGCCCCTCACCTTGTCCCAGCACACGGCCGCCGACCTCGATCTCAGGCTCTCGGCCACCGCGGCCGAGATCGGCGCGGCGCGTCTCTCCGAGCTCGCCATGAGCGTTCTCGTCGCCAAGGGGCGGGTGGAGACCTCGGTGAGCCGCGCTCGGCTCGCCGGCGGCGAGCTGCGGGGCCGCTTCGCCCTCGCCGACAAGGGCGGCCCGGTGGAGATGAAGCTCGAGGTCGAGGGGACGCAGGTCGACCTCGCCGCGCTCGGCCGCGATTTCGGCGCGCCCTGGATCGCGGGACGAGCGGTCGCCGAGGTCGCGCTCGCAGGCGTGGGAGACACCTCGCAGACGCTCGCGCGCGATCTCGCCGGCTTCGTCGACGTCGCCGTCGGACCGGGCGAGTTCGTCGGGCTCGATCTCGCCGAGGCCCTGCGCCGCTTCGAGCGCCAGCCCCTCACGGCGACGCAGACGCTCCGCTCCGGGCGCACGCCCTTCCAGGAGGCCTCGGCGCGCCTCCTCGTCGAGCAGGGGGTCGGGCAGATCCTGTCCGCCTCCTTCGAGAGCAGCCAGCTTTCCGGCATGCTCGAGGGCGTGATCTCGCTCGCCGAGCGCACGATCGGCGCCAAGGCCGCGGTCGAGAGCGTCACGCCCGTGGGCGAGGGCAACCTGATCTCGGCTCTGACCTTCGCCTTCGAAGGCCCGCTCTCGGACGTGACCCTGGTGCCCGACGCCAAGGCGCTGATCCAGCGCTCGGGCGCCGCGCGCCTGCTCCTCGGCGCGCCTGTCGAGCCCGCGGCCGCCGCGACCCCGGCGATCGAGCCGGCCGCGCAGGCGCAATAG
- the uvsE gene encoding UV DNA damage repair endonuclease UvsE: MDATTPPHGPPPHARPARLGFPVKVMARDDLKSNDSRRAASEPHLKVSLDYVSAILDHCARHDIRMYRLSSDLAPYATHPDMPRFHGMVRESAAELAALGAKARALDIRLSFHPSQYVVINSPDPKLVEKSVWDLTSQAEMLDLMGCGPEAVLVLHVGGAYGDRRTSALRFAEVFPTLPEPVRRRLALEHDDLRFSAADTLMIHERTGVKLIFDHQHFWCLNPERLALRDTLARMLATWPDGVVPKVHMSTPRTELRQVTRTDPKTRRKTVSNLAPVWTGHADFCNPFEVATFLRQAEGLAFDMMLEAKAKDLALIRLRADLVRYAPDVAPRFGLGEGDVARLEAEEAAVLEAASGAL, translated from the coding sequence ATGGACGCGACCACTCCTCCACACGGCCCGCCCCCGCACGCCCGACCCGCGCGCCTCGGCTTTCCCGTCAAGGTGATGGCGCGCGACGATCTGAAGTCGAACGACAGCCGCCGCGCTGCCTCGGAGCCTCATCTGAAGGTCTCGCTCGACTACGTGAGCGCGATCCTCGACCATTGCGCGCGCCACGACATCCGGATGTACCGGCTCTCGTCGGACCTCGCGCCCTACGCCACGCACCCCGACATGCCGCGCTTCCACGGCATGGTGCGCGAGAGCGCGGCCGAGCTCGCCGCGCTGGGCGCCAAGGCGCGGGCGCTCGACATCCGGCTCTCCTTCCATCCGAGCCAATACGTCGTGATCAACTCGCCCGACCCGAAGCTGGTCGAGAAGAGCGTCTGGGACCTGACGTCCCAGGCCGAGATGCTCGATCTCATGGGCTGCGGACCGGAGGCCGTGCTCGTGCTCCATGTCGGCGGGGCGTACGGCGACCGGCGAACGAGCGCGCTTCGATTCGCGGAGGTGTTCCCCACGCTGCCGGAGCCCGTGCGGCGACGGCTGGCGCTCGAGCACGACGACCTGCGCTTCTCCGCGGCGGACACGCTGATGATTCACGAACGCACGGGCGTGAAGCTGATCTTCGACCATCAGCACTTCTGGTGCCTGAACCCCGAGCGCCTCGCCCTGCGCGACACGCTCGCGCGGATGCTCGCGACCTGGCCCGACGGCGTCGTGCCGAAGGTCCACATGTCGACGCCGCGCACGGAGCTGCGGCAGGTCACCCGGACCGATCCGAAGACCCGCAGGAAGACCGTCTCGAACCTCGCGCCGGTCTGGACCGGCCATGCGGATTTCTGCAACCCCTTCGAGGTCGCGACCTTCCTGCGTCAGGCGGAGGGGCTCGCCTTCGACATGATGCTGGAGGCCAAGGCCAAGGACCTCGCCCTGATCCGCCTGCGCGCCGATCTCGTGCGCTACGCGCCAGACGTCGCGCCGCGCTTCGGGCTGGGGGAGGGGGACGTCGCTCGGCTCGAGGCGGAGGAAGCGGCGGTTCTGGAGGCGGCGTCGGGCGCGCTCTGA
- a CDS encoding iron ABC transporter permease, translated as MRRTETATAGATPAVATGLMKEGFALAGTRRGRSRSRAPRALVAATALVAGLVLLPILSVASSLLSPRTDVMAHLASTILPDLLANTGILVLVVGLGSISIGVVSAWLVTQCRFPFSQAFVWLLLLPLAIPGYIIGYAYADFLAYAGPLQTGLRELFGWATPRDYWFPDVYNVWGVSAMLTAVLYPYVYLLARAAFLEQTANAFDASRALGHGPWSAFFRVALPLARPAIAAGAALALMEALADFGTMQYYGVRTFTTAIYRTWFGMGDQTAAAQLATGLLVFVLALIALELHARGSQRYTQVGRGARKGPAFRLRGWRAALAFVACAIPVVVGFVAPVLILLRLHLIGGDPFMSDRFWRYAGNSLILAGMAAVLLVCVAVLLAYATRLSQGKPLRALVRVSTIGYAVPGTVVAVGVLAPLGAFDNAVDGFFRDAFGISTGLILSGTVVAVLFAYLVRFLAIAYGSVESGFLKIPRTMDDAARMLGERPGGVVARVHAPLLRGSLLTAALIVFVDVLKELPATLIVRPFNFDTLAVRVYQLASDERLTQAATGALAIVAVGILPVLLLMRMMARGESAR; from the coding sequence ATGCGGCGGACCGAGACGGCGACGGCGGGGGCTACCCCGGCCGTCGCCACCGGCCTCATGAAGGAAGGCTTCGCCCTCGCCGGGACCCGGCGGGGGCGAAGCCGTTCGCGCGCCCCCCGCGCGCTCGTCGCGGCCACGGCGCTGGTGGCGGGGCTCGTGCTCCTGCCGATCCTGTCGGTCGCCTCGAGCCTGCTCTCGCCGCGAACCGACGTCATGGCGCATCTCGCCTCGACGATCCTGCCGGACCTCCTGGCGAACACCGGCATCCTGGTGCTGGTGGTCGGGCTCGGCTCGATCTCGATCGGCGTGGTGAGCGCCTGGCTCGTCACCCAGTGCCGCTTCCCGTTCTCGCAGGCCTTCGTCTGGCTGCTTCTGCTGCCGCTCGCCATTCCCGGCTACATCATCGGCTACGCCTACGCCGACTTCCTCGCCTATGCCGGGCCGCTGCAGACGGGCTTGCGGGAGCTCTTCGGCTGGGCGACGCCGCGCGACTATTGGTTTCCTGACGTCTACAATGTCTGGGGCGTGAGCGCGATGCTCACGGCGGTGCTCTACCCCTACGTCTACCTGCTCGCCCGTGCGGCCTTCCTGGAGCAGACGGCGAACGCTTTCGACGCCTCGCGCGCGCTCGGGCACGGGCCCTGGAGCGCCTTCTTCCGCGTGGCCCTGCCGCTCGCCCGCCCCGCCATCGCCGCCGGCGCCGCGCTCGCCCTGATGGAGGCGCTCGCCGATTTCGGCACGATGCAATATTACGGCGTGCGGACCTTCACCACGGCGATCTACCGCACCTGGTTCGGCATGGGCGACCAGACGGCGGCGGCGCAGCTGGCGACGGGGCTCCTCGTCTTCGTGCTCGCGCTCATCGCCCTCGAGCTTCACGCCCGCGGATCGCAACGCTACACCCAGGTGGGGCGCGGCGCCCGCAAGGGACCCGCCTTCCGCCTGCGCGGCTGGCGCGCGGCGCTCGCCTTCGTGGCCTGCGCCATTCCCGTCGTCGTGGGCTTCGTCGCGCCGGTGCTGATCCTCCTGCGGCTGCACCTGATCGGCGGCGACCCGTTCATGAGCGATCGCTTCTGGCGCTACGCCGGCAACTCGCTGATCCTGGCGGGCATGGCGGCCGTGCTCCTCGTCTGCGTCGCGGTGCTGCTGGCCTATGCGACGCGGCTCTCCCAGGGCAAGCCGCTGCGGGCTCTCGTGCGCGTCTCGACCATCGGCTACGCCGTGCCGGGCACCGTGGTGGCGGTCGGCGTGCTCGCGCCGCTCGGCGCCTTCGACAACGCGGTGGACGGCTTCTTCCGCGACGCCTTCGGGATCTCGACCGGGCTCATCCTCTCGGGGACCGTGGTCGCGGTGCTCTTCGCCTACCTGGTGCGCTTCCTCGCCATCGCCTACGGCTCGGTGGAATCGGGCTTCCTGAAGATCCCCCGCACCATGGACGACGCGGCGCGCATGCTCGGCGAGAGGCCCGGCGGCGTGGTGGCGCGGGTGCACGCGCCGCTGCTGCGGGGCTCCCTGCTCACGGCGGCCTTGATCGTCTTCGTCGACGTGCTGAAGGAGCTCCCCGCGACGCTCATCGTGCGGCCCTTCAACTTCGACACCTTGGCCGTGCGCGTCTATCAGCTCGCCTCCGACGAGCGCCTGACCCAGGCGGCGACCGGTGCGCTCGCCATCGTGGCGGTGGGCATCCTGCCGGTGCTGCTGCTCATGCGCATGATGGCCCGTGGCGAGAGCGCGCGCTGA
- a CDS encoding Fe(3+) ABC transporter substrate-binding protein, which yields MTDFSTARRTLLAGTVLAAGLVGLPALAVAQSGELNLYSSRHYDTDEALYEDFTEQTGIKINRIEAGADELIERMISEGENSPADVLLTVDAGRLERAQQAGLFQPVDSEVLEERVPDYLQDPENFWFGFSKRARVIMYACDRVENPPQTYEALADDEWEGRVLSRSSTNIYSQSLTGSILAALGPEATEEWARGLAENFAREPRGGDTDQIRAVAAGEGDLAISNTYYLGNLIRSENPEDRAVAEQICVVFPNQDGRGTHVNISGGGVAANAPNPEAAKLFLEYLASDSAQTYFAEGNSEYPVVEGVAAPEWIQTLGEFQEDDLSAEIFAQNNAEALMIMDRAGWK from the coding sequence ATGACCGACTTTTCGACCGCTCGCCGCACCCTTCTCGCCGGCACCGTGCTCGCCGCCGGCCTCGTCGGCCTGCCGGCCCTCGCCGTCGCGCAGAGCGGGGAGCTGAACCTCTACTCGTCGCGCCACTACGACACCGACGAGGCGCTCTACGAGGACTTCACCGAGCAGACCGGCATCAAGATCAACCGTATCGAGGCGGGCGCCGACGAGCTGATCGAGCGCATGATCTCCGAGGGCGAGAACTCCCCGGCCGACGTGCTGCTGACGGTCGACGCCGGGCGTCTGGAGCGCGCCCAGCAGGCCGGCCTTTTCCAGCCGGTCGATTCCGAGGTGCTGGAGGAGCGCGTCCCCGACTACCTGCAGGATCCGGAGAACTTCTGGTTCGGCTTCTCGAAGCGCGCCCGCGTGATCATGTACGCCTGCGACCGCGTCGAGAACCCGCCGCAGACCTACGAGGCGCTGGCGGACGACGAGTGGGAGGGCCGCGTGCTCAGCCGCTCCTCCACCAACATCTACAGCCAGTCGCTGACCGGCTCGATCCTCGCCGCGCTCGGTCCCGAGGCGACGGAGGAGTGGGCCCGCGGCCTCGCCGAGAACTTCGCGCGTGAGCCCCGCGGCGGCGACACCGACCAGATCCGCGCCGTGGCGGCGGGCGAGGGCGATCTCGCCATCTCCAACACCTACTATCTCGGCAACCTGATCCGTTCCGAGAACCCCGAGGACCGCGCGGTCGCCGAGCAGATCTGCGTCGTCTTCCCGAACCAGGACGGCCGCGGCACGCACGTCAACATCTCCGGCGGCGGCGTCGCGGCGAACGCCCCGAACCCCGAGGCGGCGAAGCTCTTCCTCGAGTACCTCGCCTCCGATTCGGCGCAGACGTACTTCGCCGAGGGCAACAGCGAGTATCCGGTCGTCGAGGGCGTCGCCGCTCCCGAGTGGATCCAGACGCTCGGCGAGTTCCAGGAGGACGACCTCTCGGCCGAGATTTTCGCCCAGAACAACGCCGAGGCCCTCATGATCATGGATCGGGCCGGCTGGAAGTGA
- a CDS encoding 4'-phosphopantetheinyl transferase superfamily protein, whose translation MPQRSRIAVATLALAGVDETLWPRLAGLLSEEERARAARFHFERNRREYVAAHALKRALLSAATGDDPRAWRFAAEAGGKPFVAGGRGPHFNLSHCEGLVACAVSRDVALGVDVEPMDRRAPFEIVERNFADAERDWLLALPEAERTRGFFALWTMKEAFIKATGKGVSQGLRSFAIGFDPLAVSFPDPSLAEPGPWRLRHETIAPTHLLGLAWRGAEADVGLFEITGEDLPQADALREYLRDT comes from the coding sequence ATGCCCCAGCGCTCCCGAATCGCCGTCGCGACGCTCGCCCTCGCCGGGGTCGACGAGACGCTGTGGCCGCGGCTCGCGGGGCTCCTCTCCGAGGAGGAGCGCGCCCGCGCGGCGCGGTTCCATTTCGAGCGCAACCGCCGCGAATACGTCGCCGCGCACGCGTTGAAGCGCGCGCTGCTCTCCGCCGCGACCGGCGACGACCCGCGCGCCTGGCGCTTCGCGGCCGAGGCCGGGGGCAAGCCGTTCGTCGCCGGAGGCCGCGGGCCCCATTTCAACCTCTCGCATTGCGAGGGCCTCGTCGCCTGCGCCGTGAGCCGGGACGTCGCGCTCGGCGTCGACGTCGAGCCGATGGACCGCCGCGCGCCCTTCGAGATCGTCGAGCGCAATTTCGCGGACGCCGAGCGCGACTGGCTCCTCGCGCTGCCCGAGGCCGAGCGAACGCGGGGCTTCTTCGCCCTGTGGACGATGAAGGAGGCCTTCATCAAGGCCACCGGCAAGGGCGTCTCGCAGGGCCTGCGCAGCTTCGCCATCGGCTTCGACCCGCTCGCGGTGAGCTTCCCCGATCCGAGCCTGGCCGAGCCGGGGCCCTGGCGGCTGCGGCACGAGACCATCGCGCCGACGCATCTCCTCGGCCTCGCCTGGCGCGGCGCGGAGGCCGATGTCGGGCTCTTCGAGATCACGGGGGAGGACCTGCCGCAGGCGGACGCCTTGCGCGAATACTTGCGCGATACGTAG